The Opitutales bacterium region GCCATCGGGCAGCTTTGTCTTCTTCAAAACAGGCATGCCTATCCAGCAATTCCAAGCTGCCATGGAAGCCGAAAACATTCTGGTAGGCCGTCCATTCCCTCCGATGTTCGACTGGTGTCGCGTATCCATCGGTACTCAGGATGAGATGGCCGCTTTCATAGAAGCGGTTAAGAAGATCCTCGATAAGGACGCTGCTTAATTCTCTTTTAAGAAATTCCAAAACTTAGGGTGCGCCCGGATGTCTCAGCATTCGGGCGCATTTTTTATCCCTCTTTCACACCATGGACATGCTATCTCGACGCGGTTTCTTGAGGCGATTTACCCTCGCGCTCGGGGGCGGTGGTCTGGCCTCAGGTTTATGGAGTCAGACCTTGATGGATCCGAGTGGACCCAGGCCCGACTTTCGTCATCCCGAAGGCCGGCATATCAATCTGGCAGGAAATGAAAACCCCTTCGGTCCCTCACCCGCAGCGGGAGTCGCCATCGCCAGTAATGTGGGGAATAGCGTACGTTATCCCTGGCGTGAGGAAGTTGTGTTGACAGAGGTAATTGCGTCCTACGAGGGCGTCGACCCAGAGCGGATTGTTCTGACTAATGGCTGTGATGAACTCCTTGCTATTGCGGGTATTATGGCCCGCGACCGTGGGGGAAATTTGCTATCCTCTACCCCGACCTATGATTGGCTGGGTGAGTATTGCGAAAAGCATGGAGGGGAAGTGCGCTGGATAATGCATCGAAAAGACGACATGGCGCACGATCTCGATGGCTTTAAAAGAGCGACGGATCAGCAGACATCTATGATCTATCTCTGCAATCCCGATACTCCCTCTGGTACGATGCTGTCTAAGCAAGTGCTTCAGGACTATATCCTGAGTATTCCAAAGGACGTGATTGTCTTTATCGACGAGGTTTATCTCGATCTTCTGGATGACTTTTCGCAACTCACATTGACTCATCTTCTGCTGGAGCGGAAAAACCTGATAATCGGTCGCTCATTCTCCAAACTCTATGCATTAGCGGGGCATCGTGTCGGCTATGCAGTGACTTCGCCCAGCCTGGCTAAAGAGATCCAGAAATACAAAACGTCGTCGATGAACTACCTTGGTGTCGTTGCGGCACAAGCTAGCCTCTATGATGTAAACTTCCGAACATTTAGCCGGCGTAAAATCCGGGAGGGGCGCGGGCGTTTTTGCGGACTGCTGGATGACCTCGGTCTCACCTATAACCCGTCCGTGGGTAATTTCATTTTCCATCGCACAGGTATACCGATCAGGGAATATCAAGAGATTACCAAAGCAGCAGGATTCGTTGTTGGAAGACCGTTTGAGCCTTATGATGACTGGTGTCGAATCTCAGTCGGAAGCGATCAAGAGATGCGATCCTTCAGCCGCTTCATGCGATACACTTTTGCTTAGAATAGGCCCTCTATTCCCGGTGTTTGTAACTCCAATTTGTATTTTTGGTGAACAAAATAAAAAAATGGAATTGAACCTACTTCGACTGCCTCCAAATTGGAGACAGCGTTGGCAGATCCGTTGTGCGAGTGTTTTTTTGGGCATCTTCACTCAAGCAATGGGTATGCCAAGGCCGTTTTGTTTACCTTGAGACGGATTGGATCACAATGAAGCCAGTTGAGATCATCGGAGGCGGAGTCGCTGGACTCGCACTAGGCCATGCTTTGGCGAACAGGAATTTTCCGGTATCGGTCGTCGACGCAGGACGTTATCCGCGTCACCGCGTATGTGGTGAGTTTATCTGTGGGGTCAGCTCGAAGACTCTGGAGGCCTTGGGGCTCCCAGACCTCAAAACAGAGGGCGTGACCCACCGAAACGTAGCCTGGTTGAAACAGGGACGACTACTTTTGAATGAGGCGTTGCCGGTCGAGGTGATCGGTGTGTCGCGCTACCGCATGGATGCGTGGATTGCAGATCGTTTCCGCTCGGTGGGAGGCGCGTTGACAGAAGGAGAAAAGCGGGAAGGCGTAGCGACGTCTCCAGGCATTGTCGATGCACGCGGTAGGCGTTACCGAAAAGGCCCATGGCTGGGGTTGAAAATGCACCTGACAGACTTTGAGCCCATGGCAGACCTAGAAGTGCACCTCGGTCATCGTTCTTATGTGGGTATTTCTGCAGTAGAGGACGGGCGATACAATGTGTGCGGGTTGTTTCGGCGCATTCAAGGCCTGCGCGCGCGGGGACCTGAATTGCTGCTAGCATACCTCAAGCGATGTGGCATGGGTCCATTAGGCGAACGAATCGATGTAAATCAGATCGATGTCAGCTCCGTGATCGGTGTCTCCCATTTTGATTTTCGGACCCACCTGAAACGGTCTCAAGGTTTCGCTTTGGGAGACCGTTGGGGCGTCATCCCGCCCTTTACTGGTAACGGTATGTCGATGGCGCTCGAGAGCGCTGCCTTGGCTATTGCGCCTTTAAGTGACTATGCCCGGGGTGATTT contains the following coding sequences:
- a CDS encoding histidinol-phosphate aminotransferase family protein, with the translated sequence MDMLSRRGFLRRFTLALGGGGLASGLWSQTLMDPSGPRPDFRHPEGRHINLAGNENPFGPSPAAGVAIASNVGNSVRYPWREEVVLTEVIASYEGVDPERIVLTNGCDELLAIAGIMARDRGGNLLSSTPTYDWLGEYCEKHGGEVRWIMHRKDDMAHDLDGFKRATDQQTSMIYLCNPDTPSGTMLSKQVLQDYILSIPKDVIVFIDEVYLDLLDDFSQLTLTHLLLERKNLIIGRSFSKLYALAGHRVGYAVTSPSLAKEIQKYKTSSMNYLGVVAAQASLYDVNFRTFSRRKIREGRGRFCGLLDDLGLTYNPSVGNFIFHRTGIPIREYQEITKAAGFVVGRPFEPYDDWCRISVGSDQEMRSFSRFMRYTFA